The nucleotide window AACCTTTTTGCAGTCGAGTGTATTTTACAGTCCTTTAAGAAACAAACAATTTATATTTACTTACCATACCATAATATtctctatttaaaaaaataatgttgatTCTTCACTTTTTATTAATGGACCAAGTAAAACCGGTCATTAAATCATATGTAATAAGTTGAATGTGACGTTTGCTATTAAATGTCAAtcgaaaaataattatttttattgattttagtgttaacaagggtaaggttgtgtaTGTCTAACCATTTTAAATGAGGGCTGAATGAGATTTGAAACCATTACTATTAGTGGGGTTACGGCTATATTGACCACATTTCTGATCTATGACTCTCTTTGAAGAGAGTATGGGTATGAATTACTCGTTTCTTTCCTCTTTTAGACTTTATTTTCGAGCGAGATATTGAATTTCCTCATTCAGATTGAGCAGGACATTGAGCTGATGAAGATGATAGTTTTAAAgctctaaaatatgttatagAAAAGAAAGAGCTTGATAAAAGAGAAATACCTTGTACATGGAGCGACCATTACCAAAGATGAAATCAATGGAACCTTCAATATAGCAGTCCTTAAAGTAATGACGACCAGCATCATCACATAAGGTATCTTGATGCCCATAAAATCCACATCCTGAAAACAATGCTTTGTCTCCCGATATTCTCAACGCTGCAGCCTGCCATCCTTGCATTCCTGGAAGCGGAGCTGGTGCTGTGTTCtgcattttttttctctttttaaatcAATTCTTTATAATTTAAGTGAAAATGAGTGATCAAGCATAAACGAATAAAGTATTAATTTTAGCTGCACTTATTATAAATGCCAGCATATAATCAGAAAATACGAAATGCACATAATTTGTAagtcaaggagatatatatGACGGAACCAACTCAAACAAAAGATTaattaagctaatggttgaggctccaagatatgttatactctaacacacctcctcacacgagagcccattgAACTAGAAATGTGGATGCATATAGGCGCTGAattttccactttaaatgaggggtggttgagattcgaattcGTGGCTTCTTATCACCcaggcttctgataccatatcaaggaaccaactcaaccgaaagcttaagctaatggttaaggctccaaaatatgttatatactctaacgatACACATCCCAACATAAAGTACCTTGAAGCTGATGTTTCTTGCGGAGAAAAGATCAGCAAAGACAGTAACAGAAGCAGTGCGGTAGGTACGAAGCTGTTCTCCGTTAGGGCCAGGGTCACATGCCCTATCATGCCACTCTATTACCGTCACTTTTCTTCCTGCTCCTTCAAATGTTATGTATGGTTTCGTTGCTGCTACCACTACCTTTTCTCTGCACAAAATCAACGTATCACCCTCCAATATTAATATAGGGGTAATTCTATAGCGATTACATAATCTACTACTTATTTTTGTTCTAATGCCATTATAAGTCTCGCCTAAATTTCCTATCATATGTATATAGTTTTAGAGGTTGAATATACGAAATCTTATCAATAGGATGATAATGAAAAGGTTATTTTCCACTTACCAACTAACATTATTGTTTTTTGAAGTCCAACATTGTATAACAAAACTCTTCATAACACGAAAAAATTTAGTTTCCAACCTATCTGAATTATGACctgaattatttaattttaaaacttttttttatggaATTTAAAAagcttttttgattttaaagtgtgACATAAAACACGGTAGAATGacaattaaattgattttgtacATATGTATAGATAAATGTTCAATGTAATATATACTAGTACCCTAAATTCTCTTGTGCTTACTAGCTATCACACCAAAAGATTATCAATGCATGTGTGTTACTAGTAATTATAAGGGTGAAAAAGGGCTATATATAGACATTCTTGTACTAATAATTCAGGGCATATATAATTACTTGTAGATTCCAGGACGAATATGAATGATGACATTAACCATATTATTATCAGGAACAGCATCCACAGCCGCCTGCACAGAAACAAAATCTCCTCCACCACCGATATCGACGGTGATATGCCGGAACTCAGACGGTCTCACCCAGTTACGGTGATGTCCTCTTCTAAAACTCACTCTAGGAGACGGTGGTTGTGCATTTTCCGGTGGCAAAGCGTGGTGTCGCAGCTGGTGCCGGCTTCCCTTCACTACCTGCAAGGTTTCaaaggataataataataataagcatAACAACGCAACTAAAATCAAATGTGTCAAACTACAAAAACATAAAGAAcccataattaaataaataattctatatgatttatatatttaatgagacaaaaatattaataaggAATGTTTGATGAGCTAATTATCTTCTTCTTGAATCTATTTCTTCTAATTAGTTCATCGTAGGAcaaaaaaagagaagaaagtCTGACAAAGATACAAGGGAAGGAAGTGATCAGGTGAAGtatttatatcatattttgtGAGTATTTGTACTGTTTCAACGTATGTAACggtcattttttttcttatcagTATCCCTCCACTATAAGAGACAACAACTAAGGTGGCTTCATCAACTTCTTATGTGGTTCTATATTATGTTGTATATactgtatttttttattctgcTATAACTCCAtagatttattaatttattaatatttttgttgaagtgttgaTTGTTTGTCACTTATTTGTATGAGgtaaaagatttataattttttaattttgaattatttgttgTACTATAATAGAATcacttattatatatttgtgtaatttttattCATGTTGCATGTCATACTTGATTATCAGGTTATATGTATCTACCAAAGTATTTGTGGCTCAATAGATAGAGCAGCTGCATGTTGAGCAGAAGATTTAGGGTTCGATCCATACTGCTGAGCGTAGATTTCAGTtggggtttcttgactgcgtGTGAGGGGAACGGTATGGTTTTCCGCATCTTTCAAGAAAAAGAACCCACCCGAACCCTGCCTTATGCGAGATACTGAGAGTGTCCTTTAGCTTTATCAGGTTATTTGCATCTAACCCCAAACCCTACCTTACACAGAAGCCACACACTTTATGGAATTAGGTTATATAGAATATTGGTGTTGTTGTGAATTGACCATTATTGCCGACATATTAGTTATCTCGCATAGgagattaagaaaaaataaatctttttacACACCAATTAATTTTACTAGTGAGCGATTTTATACTTGTAAATGAGTTACTTTCTTCTGTTTATTTCTAAAATTTCTTAAATTCTAACTAATCCTTttctattattaatatatagatTTTTATTGTTGGATAATGTTAATTAATGAGAATCACAATTTTCAACATGAGGACAAAAACATGAGGACGTTCTCTTTTCTTGAACAGGTAAGATCTTAGATCTgggttattattataattatttatgcGCCAATAAAACTGTTTCCAAAAAGTTCATTTAGCAAGAGACACAAAAAAgacatgaaaattgaaaatatatgcGTAAATAATAATTGCATTTGACTTTGGGCCATGTTTATAATTTCAGCTGCACCGTGCACCTATCCAATGTAGTTGAATTTAGTTATATTTACCCATCAAATGAACTATCCGTTATACTAATAAATATCAATTAGTAGTGAGATTGATCAACTGActaataacaaatattattttatttaattattagtaGTAAGTAATTTATCTTCCAAATAACTAAGTTTTTTTCTATTAAAGTTGCATGCCATTTGTTAATGCTATTgagtttttattattagaatatattagcataatatcttttgattactagaatattttgtataatcttaatgattgtgtagaatattagaaaaatatttagtttcctaaagatATTATGCTAATATATT belongs to Amaranthus tricolor cultivar Red isolate AtriRed21 chromosome 17, ASM2621246v1, whole genome shotgun sequence and includes:
- the LOC130804652 gene encoding probable pectinesterase 68, with translation MGSLCFCSLTHLILVALLCLLLLLSFETLQVVKGSRHQLRHHALPPENAQPPSPRVSFRRGHHRNWVRPSEFRHITVDIGGGGDFVSVQAAVDAVPDNNMVNVIIHIRPGIYKEKVVVAATKPYITFEGAGRKVTVIEWHDRACDPGPNGEQLRTYRTASVTVFADLFSARNISFKNTAPAPLPGMQGWQAAALRISGDKALFSGCGFYGHQDTLCDDAGRHYFKDCYIEGSIDFIFGNGRSMYKDCKIHSTAKRFGSIAAQYRQRKEDKTGFAFVNCKVTGNGPIYVGRAMGQYSRIIYSFTYFEDIVAHAHAHAGWDDWDHINGKNKTAFFGTYKCWGPGAGAVRGGSLARELDYDTAHPFLAKSFVNGRHWIEPSDA